TGTGGACTGTGGACCTCAAAAAAGCAAGGTGTCTGAAGCATAATGTCTAGCAGTCGGTACAAATACAAGCAACCTTTGTGCTTTGATTGGCAGGCTTAGCGACTTCATATAGTTTGAATTTGATAGTTGAGCCTGTGGCTCAAAGCATGCTGAATGCAGGCTTAATCATATAACATGAGAATACTACAAGCTTAAGTTGCCATAGATCAGCCTAAGGGGCAGCACAAATAAAATTGTAGGAATAAGTAGCAAGGAAATACAAAAAGCTCTAATGATGACGGTAATACCTCAGGTGCAAGGCAATGAAGTGCTTGCTTTTCATCCCCATCCTGTGGACCAATGTCTTACCCATTTCTAGTATAGAATCAGTAAACTTCAAAGCATGGTAGTTAACTCTACATCTCAACTTTTGTAGTTGCGGATCCAACTTGTTTGCAAGTCTATAATCAAACTTGGTTAGCTGAATTGCCTGTCAGAGAATTAGGAGTCACATGTCATTTTGAAATTGAGGGGTATCTTTTAAGCACAAGAGACTATATGAACTCAAACTCCCACAGGTTGTTCATTACGAATTATTTGACTGACATAGACAGATgcaattaaaagataaaacaaaGAGTCTTCGGTGAATCCCGCAAATAGATTCTAAAAGTAAAATGATTTAAGGTAAAGAAATCATCGACATTTCAGCAAGAATGTTATGCAGTATATCAACATAAACAGACAGAACTAATACAATTTAAGGTCTCTAGATATTTACTGTACTTAATAAAGATTGAAAAAAGAAGCAGCTGTGGATAAATTAGTACTTACATGCCTTTTCAGAAGAACAGGTAAAACACGAGTATGATAACATCTCTCACTACACTTCCTCGGGACACGCATGTTACGTGTAATCCAAGTTTTTCCTCCCCTTTTTGGGAgggtatttataattttgacatCATTTGATAAAGAAGATATGAACCAGGAAACATCAAATATATCGCCAAAATTACTGCATAAAACAAAGAACTTCAATAGTTAGTCTGAACTTTAATGTATTTCTGAACATTTGAGCATATGTATAGAGTTTTGAGACATTAACTTGCAAACAATGCGGTCTTCTTCACTACTAACCTCGCATCCCTCCAAAAGGATTTCTGGTCTAGCTTTGGGACAACAAGAGTGGCATTCAGAATTCGGGCAGCAACAACAGCATCTGTTATCTGCACGAGTGTGAAAGAAATCATATAGAAAAGAGGAACAAGTTGATTAAATGATTCCCAATCACAATACAGTATATTAAAAGCAAAGCATGGCAGCATGGTCTAAACATCCTACTTCAATCAACGTCTACTTAAGAGCATCCTTGGATTCAAATGTACAATAGAGAATTGGAAATGATTTAAAATTGATGTAAAATAAAAGTGCATTCTTGAATGTCACCATACTTGAAATAACCGCTTTTTTAGAATTCCAAGACACCAAACATCAGACATAGACATCCTAAATCAGAAAGGTATTTTCAATTGTCCGCCAATCACGTGATATTAGCAACTATAAACAGTCACCCAGATGCTTATGTGCACATATGCTTATTTATTAGACGCATAAAAAAGGCAAATATACTCTACACTAATCATTTGATTAACAGTTACAATGCAGGACATCTTAGCAAGAGCTTGTCAATCCCCAATTCAACTTAAAAGACTATGTAACTGTTAAATTAAATAAGCAATTATAGTTTTACTTCTACGTGAGTATTTCAAGAATACAGCGCTAACAGTGTTAAACATACAGGAAATGAAATGTTTACATTCAGAAATGTAAATAGCAACTGAGGGACTTCAAAGGCAGGCCATTACAATTGAATCTGGTATAAAACAGGTGTCAAGCTGGCCTATCTGTAACAATGACTTATCATAGAAGGTACTAGAGCTTCTCCTAATGACATCTTAGTCTTAAAACCATAAATGCTTGCTACCAACAACCAAATGAGGGTTCAGTACACCTTTCAATTGTGATTCCTATAAACCACATTGCATGCTTTCAAATTTCTGAGCAGTTATAGCATCCAGATTACCGATTAAAGACTTTATTCACGGGAATTGCATACCATGTAGTTAAAGAAAAGACAACAGCATAAGAAACTGTAAGAAATCTTAGCTCAAAAAGTATACCCCAGTTCTTTGTTGATTCAATCCTCCACTTGTAGCAATAAGCAAATAACGATCGCGGTGTGTAATTTTGCTAGCATCTGCAGCATAAACAACCATATTTAGCTCAAAAAAGTGATCTAAATTCCTATAAAAGAACACAATCAGCTAAAAGTCAAGCAATATGTAAAATCCCAAGTGAGCAACTTAAAACATAAACAGCTAAACTAATACCTGGAAAATTCTTGCTGGCATTACTGCATCCAtagtaaaattttgaattcCTTGAGGTCCAAATATCTCGATCCGATCTCCCTCCTTTTCTCTAAAAAACACACAAAATTAATCATGATCCAACGAAAAAGAAACCAAAAATAGCTAGAATTAAGACAAAAAAACGAAACTGTAGGAAATGAAACCCTAACCGGCACGCGAAAAACTTGTTCTCCAGTTGAAACATCAGCAACATCAATAGACTTAaccaaagaaaattaaaaaaagagtaaACAAGACGCCAtcagaaatttaattaaaacacgtCAAGTCAACAAATATGCGATGAAAGAAACGGAGAATGTCGGTTACCGTATCTTCACGGGGAGGATGGTGAAAACTATCCGAAATGTTCGGAGACGGAGAGAAAATAGACAGAAGACCAAATAGAACGAGAAGAAACCCGGAAAATAAGGAAATTAACGGAAGCAACGAACGGAAACGGTTGTAGTAGTAGTGGTGGTGGCGCCGCCGATTATAAAACGCCATGTCCGGTGGTGAGAAGAACGGAGAACTCGCACTTCTTCTCTCCCTCTCAAAAATGTTGCATAATG
This region of Mercurialis annua linkage group LG1-X, ddMerAnnu1.2, whole genome shotgun sequence genomic DNA includes:
- the LOC126676852 gene encoding O-fucosyltransferase 16-like isoform X1, with product MAFYNRRRHHHYYYNRFRSLLPLISLFSGFLLVLFGLLSIFSPSPNISDSFHHPPREDTSIDVADVSTGEQVFRVPVRVSFPTRKGGRSDRDIWTSRNSKFYYGCSNASKNFPDASKITHRDRYLLIATSGGLNQQRTGITDAVVAARILNATLVVPKLDQKSFWRDASNFGDIFDVSWFISSLSNDVKIINTLPKRGGKTWITRNMRVPRKCSERCYHTRVLPVLLKRHAIQLTKFDYRLANKLDPQLQKLRCRVNYHALKFTDSILEMGKTLVHRMGMKSKHFIALHLRFEPDMLAFSGCYYGGGAREMEDLAAIRKRWKTLHMRNPEKERRHGKCPLTPKEVGLMLRALGYGSDVHIYVASGEVYRGEESLAPLKQLFPNFYTKETIASKEELAPFSTFSSRMAALDFMVCDESDVFVTNNNGNMARILAGRRRYFGHKPTIRPNAKKLYRLFSNEGNVTWDVFASKVRSYQRGFMGEPKEVRPGRGEFHENPHTCICEDSEAKVKKDSGPRKYGKGHNATVEDSTNDETNVDDELDLPDPDNDGDGPTEDDPFDGAGLDYEGFNSEEPELEELVSD